From the genome of Streptomyces sp. JH34:
CCCCGACTGGTGGTTCAACCTCCGCGCGTCCAACACCGAGCCGCTGCTGCGCCTGAACGTCGAGGCCAGGGACGAGAAGACGATGACGGCCGTCCGCGACGAGGTCCTCGCAGTCGTCCGGGCGTGACGGCCCGAGGCGCCTCGCTCCCGCGCACCCGGGGTGCGAGGGGTCTCACTCCCGGTCACGCGGGGTGCAGGGGGCCTCGCTCCCGTTCCTCGTCTCCGTGCACGGCGGGTCCGGGGTGCCCCGCACCCGTCCTCCGCGTGTCACCGGCGCGCACCGGGGCACACGCACCCGTGGCACAGGCACCGTGTGGGCCCCTGGTGCTCATGAGCGCCACGGTGCGTGTACCGCCCGCCGCGAGCATGCCGCCCGACGCATGCCCCGTCGCGCGGGGCCTGCCGGGCCGCGACCCTCTCGGCCCGGCGGTAGGCTGACCACGCCCCAAGCTCCGCGGACCCGACCGGGTCCGGACCGGAACCGCACCGCATGCCTGAAGGGACCCACCCCATGCCGCTCGAAGCCGGCCTCCTGGAGATCCTCGCCTGCCCGGCCTGCCACGCAGGGCTCGACGACCGGTCCGCGGCCGAAAGCCCCGAGCTGGTCTGCACCGGCACCGACTGCGGTCTCGCCTACCCGGTCCGGGACGGCATCCCGGTGCTCCTCGTCGACGAGGCCCGCCGCCCCGCCTGACCCGCACCCTGATCAGCACGGCGATCGGAGGCCCACCACCATGCTCGACGAGTCGCTGCTCGACGCACCGGACGCCCTGGCCCGAGCAGACCGCCGAGGTCTGCTGCGCGGTGCCGCCGAGGCCGGGGCCCGCGTGCGCACCGCCGCCCGGCACGCTGCCGAGGCC
Proteins encoded in this window:
- a CDS encoding Trm112 family protein, coding for MPLEAGLLEILACPACHAGLDDRSAAESPELVCTGTDCGLAYPVRDGIPVLLVDEARRPA